The region GCGCCGGGTGACCCGCTCGGTTACCGAGCCGAGCACGGTGTCCTTGACCGCGGCCATCCCCATCGCGCCCATCACCACGAGGTCGTAGTCGCCGGAGTTGACGTCCTCGACGATGACCTTGAAGTTCTTGCCCTCCAGCGAGCGGCGCACGAGCTCCACGTCGTACTTCTCGCACAGGGGCTCGAGCACGTCGATGTAGGAGTCGGTGATGATCTCGAGGCCCTTGGTGATGAGCTGGTCGTGGATCTTGCGCTGCCGCTGCATCTCTTCCTCGTCGCGGAACTCCTCGGGGAGCCCGCTCTCCATCTGGCGGAAGCGCACGTCGTGCATCTTGGCGGCGTAGGCGTGGCAGCCGGCCACCCGACCGCCGAACGCGCGGGCCACGTCGACCCCGATGACGCACGCCTGGTTGGAGTAGTCCGAGTTGTCGACCGGGACGTAGACCTCTTTGTACATATCTCCCCTAGCCTTGCTAGACGCCAAGATCCCGCCTGCTCGGGGGGCGCCGCGCGGCGCCCCGCTCATCGTCCGCTCGCTCACGCTCTCTGTGCGCTCCGCAGTAATTTACCGTCTGGCGGGTCGGCTGGCAAATAAAAGCGTTCACAGGGGAGGCGGCGCGCCCGAAGGGGACCTCGACCCTCCGGTCGCTGGAGAGCCTGCGGCCGGTGCGCTCTCCGGGCCACGGCGTGTGAGAGGGGAGGGCTTGCGTATGGTCGAGACGAGGCCGCGCGGGTGTAGCTGGGGGAAACCGGAAGCAGCTCCGTCGCCGAGGCGACTCGCCGGGTCGGGGTCTTTCGGAGGTTGGGCCTCACCCGGGCGGCCCCGCGCGCTCTACGCCGCCTTGCGGGAGGTCCACGCGCGCCGGCAGGGGGCCGAAGCCGATGATGCGTGCCGGCACGCTGCGCAGGAGCGGCGCGCGGGAGAGCAGCCGGAGCGGGAGCGGCGGCGCGAAGGGCCTCCCAGCGGCCAGGGTCGGGGCGAGGACGCGGCGCTGCACGAGGGCCTGGAGGGCCTGAATCGTTCGCACCGGCGGCTCCCGCCGCCGCTGCACCGCCGCGAGGTGCCGCTCGGGCAACGCCACGAGGCGCTCCTGGCACTCCCGGAGCGGGCCCGCGAGCACGTTCGCCGCGACCACGGCGTCGCCTATGGCGTAGTTGATGCCGACGCCCCCGACCGGGCTCATCACGTGCGCCGCGTCGCCGATGAGCAGCAGGCCCGGCCTGTGCCACCGCCTGCAGCGGCTCGACTCGACCGAGAGCAGCGAGACCTGCCGCCGGTCCCCGAGCGCGGCCAGCCGGTCCGAGAGCTCGGGGAAGAGCTCCGCGAAGCCGACCTTGAGCCCCTCGACGCCGGCGCGCCTGAGCTCCGGGAAGGTGCCCTTGGGGATCACGTAGCCGGCCTGCCAGTGGTCGTCCCGGTCGAGCAGGACCACGATGCGCCCGCGTCCGAACCGGGCCATCGCCCCCTCCGGGTCGCCGGGGGAGCGGGGGACCCTGAACCAGACCACGTCCATCGGCGGCGAGGTCTTCACCGGCTCGAAGCCCGCGAGCCTGCGCACCCGGCTCCCGCGCCCGTCCGCGCCGACCGTGAGCGACGCGCGCACCTCGTGCGTCCCGTCCCCGCTCTCGTAGCGCACCCCGCGCACCGCGCCGCCCTCCTCGACCAGCTCCCGCACCCGCGCCCCCATCACGAGCCGGAAGCCCGGGTAGCGCCTCGCCTCTGCGGTGAGGAACTCCAGGAAGCTCGCCTGCGGCATCATCGTGATGTACGGGAACCTGGTGTTCAGGCGCGAGAAGTCCACCGGCGTGAAC is a window of Rubrobacter xylanophilus DSM 9941 DNA encoding:
- a CDS encoding FAD-dependent oxidoreductase, whose amino-acid sequence is MGAPARSVTRTTCAVVGGGPAGAMLSLLLARAGVSVTLLEAHPDFDREFRGDTLHPSVMEVMDQLGLAGRLLELRHSKVRSFTLDTPKGPFTPVDFSRLNTRFPYITMMPQASFLEFLTAEARRYPGFRLVMGARVRELVEEGGAVRGVRYESGDGTHEVRASLTVGADGRGSRVRRLAGFEPVKTSPPMDVVWFRVPRSPGDPEGAMARFGRGRIVVLLDRDDHWQAGYVIPKGTFPELRRAGVEGLKVGFAELFPELSDRLAALGDRRQVSLLSVESSRCRRWHRPGLLLIGDAAHVMSPVGGVGINYAIGDAVVAANVLAGPLRECQERLVALPERHLAAVQRRREPPVRTIQALQALVQRRVLAPTLAAGRPFAPPLPLRLLSRAPLLRSVPARIIGFGPLPARVDLPQGGVERAGPPG